One window of the Triticum dicoccoides isolate Atlit2015 ecotype Zavitan chromosome 3B, WEW_v2.0, whole genome shotgun sequence genome contains the following:
- the LOC119275161 gene encoding FCS-Like Zinc finger 10-like, which translates to MLRRMVSDQGPGSGGSGGDARPRGGGTLFAVPRLFIGLAAAKRAPDGAGESERSPTSPLDPKALLLRSPRSPRTWDAEPVGLGLVVDVALAAGADGSAAKTCVLSPRLRLRTHGCAGSTTKGCGGGGHSQPELGGKTISCPASATAGMSVPCSRFFHGDLKSGPEAARPDGAHSGAKRHCFHLGELPGPGSLPASIAGGPRRFVGSVSASEVEQSEDYTCIIARGPNPKTTHIFGDCILEPQTTVGKSDEAAMEPKDGASAKSYLVVKRATESAAGPGEDFLSSCFTCRKKLEGNDIYIYRGEKAFCSAECRDQEIMIEEEAENSMAIGGSPRSSCSSLHEDIFMAGMMVAT; encoded by the exons ATGCTGCGGAGGATGGTGTCCGACCAGGGGCCGGGCTCCGGAGGCAGCGGAGGAGACGCCAGACCCCGCGGTGGCGGCACGCTGTTCGCCGTGCCGCGGCTCTTCATCGGGCTCGCGGCCGCCAAGCGCGCGCCGGACGGCGCCGGCGAGTCGGAGCGGAGCCCGACGTCGCCGCTCGACCCCAAGGCGCTGCTGCTCCGCTCGCCGCGCTCGCCGAGGACCTGGGACGCCGAGCCGGTGGGGCTCGGCCTCGTGGTGGACGTCGCCCTCGCGGCCGGCGCCGACGGCAGCGCCGCCAAGACCTGCGTGCTCAGCCCGCGCCTGCGCCTCAGGACGCACGGCTGCGCCGGCTCCACGACCAAGGGCTGCGGCGGGGGCGGCCACTCGCAGCCGGAGCTCGGGGGCAAGACCATCTCCTGCCCGGCCTCCGCCACCGCCGGCATGTCGGTGCCCTGCAGCAGGTTCTTCCACGGGGATCTGAAGTCTGGTCCGGAGGCCGCTCGGCCGGATGGCGCCCACTCCGGCGCCAAGCGGCATTGCTTccacctcggcgagctcccggggcCGGGGTCCCTGCCGGCGTCGATCGCCGGCGGCCCCCGGCGGTTCGTCGGGTCCGTCTCCGCGAGCGAGGTGGAGCAGTCGGAGGACTACACCTGCATCATTGCCCGCGGCCCCAACCCCAAGACGACCCACATCTTCGGGGACTGCATTCTTGAGCCCCAGACGACGGTCGGGAAGAGCGACGAGGCCGCCATGGAACCCAAGGACGGAGCTTCGGCCAAGTCCTACCTGGTGGTCAAGCGCGCCACCGAGTCTGCCGCCGGCCCGGGCGAGGACTTCCTGAGCTCCTGCTTCACTTGCAGGAAGAAGCTGGAAGGGAACGACATTTACATCTACCG CGGTGAGAAGGCATTCTGCAGCGCCGAGTGCCGGGACCAGGAGATCATGATCGAAGAGGAAGCCGAGAACAGCATGGCCATCGGAGGCTCCCCTCGCTCCTCCTGCTCGTCCCTGCACGAGgacatcttcatggccggcatgaTGGTGGCGACATGA